The following is a genomic window from Xyrauchen texanus isolate HMW12.3.18 chromosome 6, RBS_HiC_50CHRs, whole genome shotgun sequence.
caagagatgaggtgatgatctgagatgtcatcgctctgcgacagaatttctatagtatcaactccatatgacagaattcaaTCTAGAGTTTGATtttggcgatgagttggtcctgttacattttgtctgacttcaagagagttgagaatattgataaatgctaatcccaatgtgccattttcattatctatgtgaatgttgaagtcaccaacaattaaagctctatctacattaactactagatctgatagaaaatgtgcaaattcaccaaggaaatctggGTACGGGCTGAGTGATCTATATACtatagcaagggcaaaagacgatttttttgtttatatctgacggtgccacattaagcattattcgttcaaaagacttaaagtatattctgtcctctgagtaacaccaaaaacttcactgtaactTGTAGTAACACCTTCTCCTCgtcccttcagatgaggctcatgtttataacaataacctgagggagTAGGTTAATTTAAACTCATATATTCATTCGGTTTCAGCCAGGATTCAGTAAAACAGAGTGCattcaaactatgatctgtaataatttcatttacaattacggtagtgttttggtagaaagagatctaatattTAGTACCCCTACCTGTATATGATCTTAAATTGTTTTTAGTGAGGGGGTTGTGTTTGGTATTTCGGGGAACAGACcatctctatatgatatctaggtgatacagtctctttgtgttgtagtttatgtgccCTATGTGATGTCTCGAGGCAGCTAGCAGATAtgcggattaaccagtttgtctgcttgcTGACCTGGGCCCCAATTAGTCAAGTAATATCACatttaagactatgagccaaattactagagagaagagcagcaccttccctttAGGGATTGAGTCTGTCTCCCTTTAGCAGGTcatgtctaccccaaaaactcttccaattgtctataaatcacaaaatgcattaattaaaaaaattatattcatagaATATAATAATGATGGCATTGGGGTATGCACATACGGTATATAATCTTTGAGTCTAATGTCTATATGCtgtcatatttttataatttcacatgttgTTATTCACAAAACACGTAGTGAAAGTTGcctttttataaaatattgttaTGTCTGTTTTAACAGATTTAACATGATTTGAGAGCTACATGAGtttgagcaaataatgacagatttttcatctttaggtgaactattctttaaccATTTCATACGTACTGTAAAATTTGTGACTGTTAAAAACCGCCCCCCCCAGATGGGcttcacacatttgtgtttctaCATTAGCAATTGATGTCTCAAGCTGCCAGATTCTAATAGGCTTTCACTCCGAGATGTGCTGGTCAAATGCAATCATTTATGCACAAATAGTTACACTCATTCTTTTTGTGTGAAGCTGTTGAGGTCGGAGCAGACCTGCCATCTGATGCTGTGATTGACAAGTGGCTTGGGGAGCCAATCAAAGCAGCCGTTCTCCCCACCAACATATTTCTAACCAATAAAAAAGGATTTCCTGTTCTGTCAAAAGCCCACCAGCGAGTCATCTTCCGACTCTTCAAGGTAAATATTCCCGATGAGTTAACTAGATCTCATGTTCATTCTAATCTATGCGGTTGTCTGACATGCTGTGGTCTCCCTAGCTGGAGGCTCAGTTCATTTTCACAGGGGCAAACCGCCACAGTGAGAAAGACTTGCGCTCATACCTGCAGTATCTAGAGTACCTCAACCAGAACAGTCCGGCACCTAATGCCTACGAACTCTTTGCCAAAGGCTATGAAGATTACCTACAGTCACCACTACAGGTGTGTTGAAGACATATTTGTGTGTGAACTTTCACTTTAATTCTTGATTTATATCACGCTGATTTGACGCCtcggtttaaaaatatatatatatatattattgttttttatgtcAGCCTTTGATGGACAACTTGGAATCGCAGACGTATGAAGTTTTTGAAAAAGATCCCATCAAATACTCTCAGTACCAGCAGGTGAGTTGAAATATCTAGCTAATGGAATGTAGAATGTATTAGTTGGTAAGTAGAACCCAGTTAGTTATtcttataaagggatagttcacccaaaaatgaaaatgatctcattatttactccctcatgttatcccaggtgtgtatgatcatgaactccagtggttaaatgaatgtcttttaaagtgatacaatcactCTTGTTGTGAAAAAAGATAAATAcggtatttaagtatttttttactctaaatcatcGCTTCCATTAAGCTACACGAGTGGGTGGAGTTCAAGCGGTCTCTCATATGATGCATTCCGTTGCCCATGATGGAGGTAATTAGGGCTGTCACAATTACTCCATTTAATTCTGTTACTCGTGTAGAAAAAATCCTCGATTAAATAATTGCTGAATCGACAAATCAAAAATAAAGCGGAAGTGACTCAGTTCATGGACTAGGGTGCGAACACAACAACAAGAGTTGTCAGCTGTGTGATAGCGCTTCACTTTAGATTTGAAAAACTATGCAGGACCTTAAAAACATAAATTCAGCAATGCAACCGCACTTGAAAAGATGACATCCAGTTTTCACAAACCCGCCGGACACACGCGCGGTAAGCTCATCTGTATGCTATTGTGGTGCTACGTGTCTAGATGCGCGAGAGAAGTTGAGCAATTCATCACCACGCGGGACACACTGAACACTGAAATGCACTCTATTTATCTACACTGTAGTTTTGCATTATAGGCTTTTATgaagcaacataaaataatgtcaTGGAAAGGTGAGCAGAAAAAGATGTCCATCAGACTTGATTAAAGTTACACACGCAGTTACGATGCACAAACACAAGCTGTTCAATAAATCTGACTGAATCCAGATGATCTAAGAAGGATATTTTAAGCAAATTTGAGTTCTGTTCTGTGTAAATCAATTACCGTTAGAATGAAATGTGATCTTTCTCctcatgtaaattatattttgtaatgattgtttaaaaaatagTTCACAATGCCCCACTTCCGATAAATGTCACCATTACATTAATACAGGTAAAACTCAATGTGGGAATCCAGAGAACTTTATTTACTGAATAAAACCGCAGGTCTGTCTGTATGCTGTCAGTCAAAGCTCAACGTGAGTCTGCTGTTAAAGACACAGCTGCGCGTCTTGTGCCCCACAgatgcaataaaaaaaactttggcTTACCTGAGGGAGAAATGGCTATATCCGCATGTGAAATTACTACTTTTTTACTCCGGAAGGAACTGAACGTCCAGGTGCTTAATGGTATTTTACACAGTATGTGGCAAGCAAAAACCTTTTGTGATCTGCATATAGCACACGCACAACAATGCCTGCAACTGCTGCAGCTCAAAGCGAGAGTGGAAATAATGTACATCTCACATGAGTACTGAaatattttcttctgttttgCATGCAAGTGATAAAATGGCTTAAATATCTCTATAAAATAGTTTAACCAAATATGCGCCAATCAGCCACAATatgaaaaccacctgcctaatgttgtgtaggtccccttcgtgctgccaaaacagctccaaccagcatctcagaagaGCATTcttagatgatattcttctcaccacaattgtacagagcggttatctgagttaccgtagactttatcagttcgaaccagtctggccgttctctgttgacctctctcatcaacaaggcatttccatctgcagaactgccactcactggatgttttttgtttttggcaccattctagagaccgttgtgagtgaaaatgccaggagatcagcagttacagaaatactcaaacaagcccttCTAAGCTgatagataatttttttaaaaattaactttatttttgCGGTTCCGTTTGGTGATGATAGTGTTGGACCTCAGCTTTAATTTAAGTGTTTTATTGTAACTGTGCACAGAATATCATAGATACTTGGGATGGGtccttttgacttgggccagtaagcgaacaccctagcaaccacatagcaatgcactaacatCCAGTTTAAACTGTTGTTGTTAGCACCACTGTTTTATCTAgtaaatgcagtaaaaaaaaaaaacctttccttACAGGCTGTTTATAGATGTCTTTTAGACCGAGTTCCTGAAGAACAGATGGAAaccaatgtacagtatgttactTTTCACATATTTATGTGTCCTGTTGTCTGTTCTTAATCATCTATGCAGAGTTATCTTTTGTTTGCTTGTTGGACTTCATTAGTACTGACTTTTCTTTTCAGGGTATTGATGGTACTAGGTGCAGGTCGTGGTCCACTGGTAAATGCCTCACTTCGTGCGGCAAAACAGGCTAAGAGGAAGCTGCTCGTATATGCCGTTGAGAAGAACCCCAATGCTGTAGTCACGTAAGTAACTCAAGAATGCCGTGtaaattcaaatgcatgatttaaGGTTTGAGGACATCTCTGTGGAAATCATCTGGTTTGGTATTCCCCTTCTTTCCACAGTCTAGAGAACTGGAAGTTTGAGGAGTGGGGCGATCAGGTGactgttgtgtcatgtgacatGAGGGAATGGGCGGCCCCAGAGAAGGCCGATATCATTGTTAGCGAGCTTTTAGGCTCGTTTGGGGACAATGAGCTTTCCCCTGAGTGCCTTGATGGAGCACAGCACTTCCTCAAAGGTTTGAGATCAGCTTCATCTCTTCTTTTGCAATTCCATTATGAATAATTTTCTCCTGTTTGACAGTTAATTCATCTCATATGTCTTCCTTTTTACTCTTAGATGATGGGGTGAGTATTCCCTGCTCCTACACGTCTTTCCTGGCTCCACTGTCCTCATCTAAACTATATAATGAAGTCAGAGGCTGTCGGGAGCGAGACAAAGACCCCGAGTGCCATTTTGAGACACCGTACGTTGTCAGACTACACAACTTCCACCAACTTGCAGATCCCAAGCCCTGCTTCACCTTCATACACCCCACGTCAGGTAAAGGATCATTAAacagaattgaaaaaataatgatCAAACAGGTTTTCTGAACACTCCTTGTGAAATTAGACCACTAAACATATAGTACAGCCCTAAACTCTTATTCTTGGTAGAGCTGATGTTGCTGTGTTAGGGTGTTTAGGATGCTCATACAAACAGAGCATTGTTTTGATTTTGAccatttttggggaaatcaacctgtaaatggtttacttacagttgtctctgcatattaaagaatagttcacccaaaatttttaattctcacaTTATtgactcaccatcatgccatcccacatgtgtatgtAGGCCTGTCGCAATTATTAAATAACCATTTGATTGCGGTTATTTTGATATTTGAAACATCCGCGATTATTTGGTATTcatattccaatcacattttaatgcccaaataagggaattatttaagcaaatatactgtataaatgccatgaacagGACTATTTCAGGAcatgaaatattttactatttcataatataataaaatagattttttttttttattatgtaaacTAATTATAAAATATGAGTTGAAAGTTAAAGTATTTTGATATTTAGAACATTATATTTATGTACCATGACAATTAATCGCCACTGTCCTAAAACAGACAATGGTCATAATCTCTgttatttgtttgataattaatcgtcagccaaatttcataatcatgtcAGCcctatgtgtatgacttctgctgaagacaagcaaagattttaggacaatatttcagctctgtagatcctcaatgcaagtgaagggtaccaaaatttttatgctccaaaagcaaattaaggcagcataaaagtaatccatgagactccagtggttaaaaccatatcttctgaagtgatacaataagtgaggatgagaaacagatctaaatgtaagtccttttttgcaaTCTATCTCCACTGTctcattctttttttgtttttggtgattcacattctttgtgcttatcgcCACCTAGTGgggagggaggagaatttattgtaaaaaaaaaaaagttgatctgtttttcactgacacccggggcggactggccatcgggtaATTTGGGCCGGTGTAATGGTTgtaatggcttttattttgaaattgcttGCTCATCGGAGCACATATCTGTATGAGCGCATCAACTCGTACCTCGTGTGgacctcattatttgacatacaaatcacaataatggtcacaaccaaaaacaacatattaacatGACATGTAATATGAGCTCTGAAAAATGCACATGCCTGATAAattgcagaaaataagtcataaaaaatatttgagtCTTTGAGACTAACTTTGTTTAATGGATAGCTGAAACTGTGCTTGTCAAAGCATTGGCGTTTTACTTTTTCTcgagaataatctggggaaggaaataaaacactgcagataCAGTATAAAGACAACAAACTCACAGAGTGAAAATAGGATCAGTTACTCTGCAAAATGTATTGCTCATATAAAACTAGCAGTcaatagaatttttttatttgtttattacacaaaacacaaaaatttgaaattgagccagaaaatgtaataaattgtggTGTGGTGCGGACCGGGTTTGGTGGGCCACTCTGGaccagaaagtccagggccagAGTATAGTCTCAGTCTGCCCCTGTCCACACCTATAACATTGCTTCTGGAGATATATGTTTAACCACTGAACTCTTATGGATAtcttttaagatgcctttatgtgcattttggagctacatgattttggtcaccattcacttgcattgtatggaccaacagagctgagagattcttctaaaaatcttcatttgtattcagcagaaaggAAAGGatgtcacatctgggatggcatgggagtgagtaaataatgagagttttcattttttggtgaactgttcctttaagctagaataggagaaagtattttaactagaGCTGTCCATTTAACACGTTcatttagtgcgattaattatatgaaaaataataagttataaaatgaacaaaaacacaattaattacGCCCCTAACCTAAATTCCGTAATACATTTTCCTTCGGAGCAGTTCAAACTTAAACAGTAAGGGGCGGTCAGAGCTCCGGCAGCACGTCTTGTCAAACCAATGAACCTTCTTCAGATTCACTTTTGCACTCAATGACAACTCGACCGAGCACAATACAATGCATGGATCTCCAGACtggtttttaaagttttaaactaAGGTGTCCGTCTGAAGCATGTGTACGTACCTACAATTAAAAATAGAGCAGAGGGAAGTAGGTCAATAATTTGGTTattttcaatgatatggaaatataacaaacaatattttccatTTTAAAGACACTTTTTAGTATTGTCACaatattatgtaatgtatt
Proteins encoded in this region:
- the prmt5 gene encoding protein arginine N-methyltransferase 5; its protein translation is MASGGAGSRVSCGRDLSCVPEVADTLSAVAKLGFDFLCMPLFHPRFRREHELGPAKSRPGAQTRSDLLLCGRDWNTLIVGKLSPWIETDSELTTERRNSEAALVQELNFCAYLGLPAFMIPLRGPHCANLARILLNHIHTGHHSCMFWIRVPLLAPEDMREDLIENDPSKQMDDGSTDEKTWAWWHSFRTLCDYNKRICLAVEVGADLPSDAVIDKWLGEPIKAAVLPTNIFLTNKKGFPVLSKAHQRVIFRLFKLEAQFIFTGANRHSEKDLRSYLQYLEYLNQNSPAPNAYELFAKGYEDYLQSPLQPLMDNLESQTYEVFEKDPIKYSQYQQAVYRCLLDRVPEEQMETNVQVLMVLGAGRGPLVNASLRAAKQAKRKLLVYAVEKNPNAVVTLENWKFEEWGDQVTVVSCDMREWAAPEKADIIVSELLGSFGDNELSPECLDGAQHFLKDDGVSIPCSYTSFLAPLSSSKLYNEVRGCRERDKDPECHFETPYVVRLHNFHQLADPKPCFTFIHPTSDMNNNRYQCLRFPVRCNSVLHGFAGYFEATLYKDVTLSIKPETHSPGMFSWFPILFPLKQPIPLSCGDNVSVRFWRCNNGKKVWYEWAVTEPICSAIHNPAGRSYTIGL